One Chiloscyllium plagiosum isolate BGI_BamShark_2017 chromosome 14, ASM401019v2, whole genome shotgun sequence genomic region harbors:
- the LOC122556909 gene encoding uncharacterized protein LOC122556909 — MVSEMKLKMKDKKPSCIEVTSLNGVNLTTESEVESHIKQDKSSSTVMPDSAAELTTIAPTSMDSVTGQENNNVSLCTAPEIKIDIDRPQVEVPSSLDNCSNVFFNCANDYPTSCNKTSGDSENISRTFSPNDSIIETIAGKTTGDKNCNQSNISGQNPEMIQELIDNKESQCSRNCRSCCTTFVCGLVSVGLVFLSPLIVTGYFLYELCSCVSKCKDPRPT; from the coding sequence ATGGTATCTGAAATGAAgctgaaaatgaaggataagaaaCCTTCCTGTATTGAAGTGACTTCACTGAATGGAGTGAATTTAACCACTGAGAGTGAAGTAGAATCTCATATCAAACAAGATAAATCCAGTTCAACAGTCATGCCAGATTCTGCAGCAGAACTCACAACTATTGCTCCAACTTCTATGGACAGTGTAACAGGACAAGAGAATAATAATGTGTCTTTGTGCACTGCACCTGAGATTAAAATCGATATTGATAGGCCTCAAGTTGAAGTTCCATCCTCCTTAGACAACTGCAGTAATGTCTTCTTTAACTGTGCCAATGACTATCCAACAAGCTGCAACAAGACAAGTGGTGACTCTGAGAATATCTCAAGGACATTTTCTCCAAATGATAGCATCATTGAAACAATTGCAGGAAAAACAACAGGTGATAAAAACTGCAACCAGTCCAATATATCAGGGCAAAACCCAGAAATGATACAGGAACTGATTGATAACAAGGAGTCCCAGTGCTCTAGAAATTGTAGAAGTTGCTGTACAACATTTGTCTGTGGCCTTGTCTCTGTTGGTTTGGTGTTCCTTTCACCGTTAATAGTCACTGGGTATTTTTTGTATGAACTTTGCAGCTGTGTATCTAAATGTAAGGACCCCCGTCCTACTTAA